The DNA window TGCAGCACCGGCCCTAGAGGGAGGAGACTGTCCCAGTCCAGCGACCAGCACggcccagtacagcccagtacagcccagccctgcaatgCTCTTCATggaccagcacagcccagtaAAGTCCAGTGCAGTCAGTCCagtgcagcccagcacagacaAGCCTAATCCAGCCCAGTCGGGTCCATCACAGCTCTCCGCGGTCACCCCGGTTCCCCTCGGTTCCCCCCGGTTCCCCGGTCCCGGTCCCCGTCCGCCGTCaccggcgggcgcggggcgccACCTGCTGGGCTCCGGGAGCAGCGCCCGTGGGGCCGCGGGGACGGGGACGCGCGGGTGACCCCGCAGCGGGCACCCCCCGCCCGGGGGACAGCGCTGCCCACCactccgtgcctcagtttccccattgCCAGCGGGcactgggcaggcagaggagcagggctggcgcTGTCCCGGTGTGTCCCGGTGTGTCCCGGGGTGTCCCGGGGTGTCCCGGGGCAGCTCCGGCCCTTCCCTTGCTGGCTTGGGGGCTCGGCGGACCCGGCAAAGCTtggccagctccagcacccGGCAGAGTGCTGGCCCGGGGCTGagctttcccagctctggggtccccgCGATGGCCACAGCGCCCTAAACGCTCTCCTGGCCCTTCCggagcagccctgagcatcCCAATGCTGcccgcggggctgcggcgggaGCTGCGGGATCCGGGAATCCCGCTGGACTCCCCGCTGCTGTTCCCTTTGCACTCCAATCTCAGCTTTGCCCCCAGTCCCCAGTCACGCTGGAAGTCCcgggcatgtccccagggtgtcaccaGCTGGAGCCCTGCCACCTTCGCGCTGCTCCCGCCCGTATCCCTCCCTGGGGAGAGCGGGTGAAGCCCTCTCTTCCCCCTTAGGAGATAAATCGCCCTGAACtgagggcaggggctgagctgccgCACAGGTTTGAGCTGTCCCAGCACCTGCAGTGACAACTGGCCCTGGCTGTGGCCAcggctggcactgcccctggTCCGACCTGCCCGTTCCACCAGGAACACACCCTCCTCCAGCCTATAGCGCCCGGCCAcgtctccttcctcccttctttccttcctccccgTGGCCTCCGGGACGGCCCCAGCTTTTCCCAGGGCGAGGCAGGAGCTTGTCCGGGCTCCGAGGGGCTCCGGGTGCTTTGAAGGTGCAGAAGCAGCGCCGGGAAGGACCGGAGTCCTTTGATCCCGGCTTCTCCAGCGCTGGGCAAACAGCCCCGAGAGCCACCGGCTGTGCAAACACGGGGGTGGGTGTGTGACTGCCCCCGGGGGCTGCGGTGACAGCGACAGAGAGACGGGATAACCCTGGCCGtgccccacagctgcagggtgctggcaCAGGTCCCCAGCCAGCACTGAGTTTGTGCCCCCGGTGCTGGCACAgtcctcaggagctgctgtggccctGCTGGCGACTGGCACAGGTCCCCAGCCAGCACTGAGTGCGTGCCCCcggtgctggcacagccctcgggagctgctgtggccctgctggcagctggcacagctccacacatgATGCaagggcagctcctggtggcCCTGTGCCCTTTGGATCCCCacttccagcagggctgggatttgaAGCTCCAGACCCCAGAGGGTTTCCCCACAGTGGGCAGCcaccccagagcctggcaggtgTCTCAGGGgtgtcctgggctctgcctctggatgtccccatcccactgcagcCTTTGAGCCACTCTGCCATGCCCATGGGAGGCCTGGATGCTcaaggagggagcagaggctgtgccaACACATCTTGGCCTCATCTTGTCTCCCTCTGCCTTGTGACATGCCACGTGTAGCCCTGCAATGAGTCCCCTTTGTCCCCAAGAAGCTGGCAGGCAGAATGccatcccaaacccctgtgGGCTGCAGGAACACCACTGAAaactgcccagcctggcagggagggggacaGTGCCCACAGCCCCGGGGTCacaccagccccagctccctgggtgTGCAGCCACCCACTCTGAGAGTgtagagaaaaggaggagaggaaaatgcCATTGGTTCCTACTGCCTCCTCACTCCCTCCCCTCATTTTGTCACTGTCACTCGCTGCCCGACAGCAGGAggtgccctgagccctggaGAAGCTCTGTGGTGTCAGGCAGTGCTATCCCCAGGCTCAGGCCCCCAAAGGCTCTGGGATCACCTCTGTGCTGTTTGCCCCCAGGCCCACGCTCCCCGtcagggctggcccagcctggcagggctgtctgGTTTCGGCTGCTCTCACACTTGCTCAgatcctgctccaggctgtgccgGATGTGTGACAGCGGGAGGGGTGGGTGGCAGGAGGGATGGCATCCTgcactgcagtgcccatccTTCCATGTCCCCAGGGACAGAATTTGGGTCccccaggaggccccagtgGTGTCCTCAGCTGGAGGATGTTGAGGCCAGGCTGGTGTAGTGTCACTGAAGTGGTTCTGGTGACCCTGTGAGGGGCCCAACCCAACTACCTGAGGGTCCCCAGAGTCCCCAggcttggcaggagctgctgcagggacatccCCGCTGGGATCAGCCCTTGGTGGGTCATTTATCACCATGAGGATCCCCCAGAGCATCTGCTGGGGAGGAAGGGCTCAAATCCCCCACAGGAAATTGTGCAATAGCAGATCTGGGGGAGAAAATCCTCCTAATCCAGGGAAATCCTGGTCTGCGTACTTCTCCTGTTCAGATGCAAGGCTGGGCTCTTTCTGTGGTCTTTCTGCACAATCTCTGCCTCAAAGGCCATCTCTTTGTTCCCCTAAAGCCCTGCTTGcccaggaggcagctctgctcaagGACAGGAATGACAAAAGCATtcccaggagctgaggagcCCCCGGGACAAAGGGAACAGAGTAATGGTGCTGGGGTCACCCACATGTGGGGAATCTGGTCCCTAGAGCACGGTCAAGTGCCACCACAGGagtcccctctgctcctgggcaaGGGATTTTccctgaggaaaagaaaaactttacCCACTCCTCTCTTGTTTTGAGGTATTTTGTGTCACTGATTTGGACACCCTGAAGCCTCACACAGGAGGGTGGCATCCCTGTGACACaaggcagtgccaggagaaCCCACTGCAGTGTAATGTGGGGCCAGAAACTGTGAGTCAGTGATGACACCAGCTCAGTGCTCCCAAAAACTGggagtgcctggagctgctgggccaccCACCCTGCTCATCTCTCAGGTCCTGTCCTCCCTGcctgttcccatccccatgCTCAGCTCCAGGTGGCACTCGGGGCATGGCACTGGTGCCACGCTGGCCCCcttggctcagccctgctccacagcctCGGCTCAGAGCGATCTTTGAGCCCTGGTGGCCTGAGCCAAGGGCAGCTGGTGGCTGTCACTGCGGTGACATGACACTGACAGAGGTCTGGGTGTGCTCACGTGGGCAAACAGTGCCCGGAGcagctgagaggggctgggaccGAGGTCCATGTGGCCATCCAGTGAGGGGGACACTGAGAGTGTCCCCTGCATCCTTTGCAGCAGGGCCTGTTGTGGCAGCACACGGGGTGAtggtttaaactgaaagaggggagaTTTACGAGAGATATAAGGAAAGTTTTTAACGATGGGGGCAGTGGGGcattggcacaggctgcccagagaggcgGTGGATGCTCCAATCCTgcaagtgctcaaggccaggggGGACGGGGCtcggagcagcctggctgggaggtggcagggaggtggcaggagATGGCCTgtaaggccccttccaacccaaagcgTTCTGCCATTCTGAGGGatagagggcagggatggagggcagggatggagtgGGGAGGTCAGGGATGAAGAatgggggaagggagggatgtgggacagACGAGAGGCAACCAAAGCACCGAGACTCAGAGAAGGGAGCGCCGGGGGAAGGGCGGGGACAGAataaggagaagaaggagaaggaggaggaggaggaggaggaggaggaggcgggtGGGGGCGGGCCGGTGCTGCCCACCTCGGGGCGGGTCTCCCGGTACAAGGGCGGGCGGGCAGGCGGCGGCTCGCTCCATTCATCGCGCTCGGCAtggccggcggcggcggcgcggagcggcccggggccggggggctcCTGCCGCCCGCGCTCCGCCAGCACCGCCGCAGGGTGAGCCCCGGGGCACACCGGGGGGGGTCCGGGCCGGTTCGGGGTGGGGGGCGCTGCCCGGGGTCGCTAACGCCCGTGCCGCTTGCAGGAGAGCCGCGAGCGGCTGTCGGTGTGCAGCAAGCTGTGCTACGCCGTCGGGGGGGCTCCGTACCAGATCACGGGCTGCGCCCTCGGCTTCTTCCTCCAGATCTACCTCCTGGACGTGGCGCAGGTACGGCCGGGCTGGAGGGCGGGATTGGCGCCGGGGCTGCGGGTCCGGGAGCTCCCGGTGCGGCTTTGCCCCGGGGATGGAGCTGCGCGGGGCTCGGCAGTGCCCCGGTCCCACGCGTGTTGCTGGGGTCGTGTGGCTGTTTTGGGGGGGCCCAGGGCCCGTCCTACAGCGTGCTGGGTTGATGTGAAACCGGAGGGAAGGAAACTATGGGAGGAGAACCCCTGGGCTCCCTTGTGGTGTGTTTGGGGGCTCGGCTCTGAGATGTGGGAATTCCGTGGTGGGGCAGCGCTCGGAGGTTCTGGGAGCCTCAAATCCCTTTGAACGAGGGGGAGAGACTGAGGGGCTGCTCCCAAATGGTTGTGGGGTCACAGTGGGTAGGGCTGGGATGGTCCTGAGGGGCTCAGGAAGGATGGCTGGGAGCACCGGGGGTTTGCATTTCCTGACACAagttcctcctcctgcaggtggACGCTTTCTATGCCTCCATCATCCTATTTGTGGGACGAGTGTGGGATGCCATCACAGACCCCATGGTGGGGTTCTTCATCAGCAAAACTTCCTGGACCCGCTTTGGCCGCCTGATGCCCTGGTGAGAGCTGCTGGTAGCACCCTgcattccctgcctgctgtgtcacagctctTCCTGTCAGCTTCGGGTATCCCCTGGCATGTGGCATGTagggcaggctgtgctgacGCCCTGGCTCGCCCAGGTGTGGTGCCAAGAGCTCCAAAAAGCCCCAGGTGCCACCGACAGCTGGGCGGCCTCGAGTTTGTGCCTGTTGCTCTTGCTGTTCCCAAGCTGGGCCTGGCTGACCTCAATGTCACTGCACCTGCAAACTCCAACCTGGTGGACTTTGTTCCTGTGGTGCCCTGGTGGCAGGGCCATGGTGGCAGCCGGAGCAGGTGGCATCACAGCCGCGGGGAGGAGGGTcgggggtgtgtgtgacagatCTGTGGTGGTGTCTGACAGTCACGAGGGTGCTTCCTGGGCAGGGAAACAGCTGTGCTGGATCAGGCTGTCTGCACAGGGTGCTCCCTCCGCCCTTGGGAGCGGATGGGATCGGCTTTGTGAGCCCCTGCATGGCTCGTGCCTGCACCCGGGGCAGGCTCAGGACATCCCTGAACACCTGTTCCTGCACGGGATGTGGCGCTTTAATGCCTGGTTAAAATAACCTCGTGTGCTTGTGGGATGGCTGAGACACAACGAGGGTGGGCACGGGGggagtggagctgcagggacGCAGAGCTTTCCCCCACAGAATTATACCCTCTGCTTCCTGGCTTTCCTGGAAtagctctgggcagcagcagcagcagcagcagcaggcagttGTTGAAGGCAGGCTGCACACACGTGGCCTGAAATAgcttctccctgcctgcagcagggtctGGGGTCCGGAGATTAGCGCGGGGCAGGCTGGGCGTGCGGGGCAGGCAGGGGACGGCTCCGCTCGCCCTAATCTCcaggcagggggtgggactgaaGTGGCCGCATTCCTCCGAGCAGCTCCTGCTTCGTTAAAATTAGCCAGagctttctgcttctgctgggcCCCTCGGCAGCGCCGGGGCGGCCGCAGCTCGCCGCTATTGTGCGTGGCTCAAGGGCTGCCCGCCGAGCCCAATTTGGATGGAGTCGAGCTGATTTGAAAGCTCTTAAACCCAGGTTTttctggctctgccagcccctggctggtGTTGCCGCTGTggctgcctcagtttccctgcgtgcaaaggcaggagctgcaggcactggggtGGTCTCAAGGCTGCTGCCTGACCCCAACCCTCAACACCTGCGAGGTGACCCCGCCGTGTGTGAGGGTTCATTGCCGGGCTGATCTGTGGGACCAagcccagctggctccaggacaAAGCTTGCGGCCGTTCCAGTTCCTTGGAAGGGAGAAGACACCTTCCCTGAGGGCCACTACCTCTCTGCCTTTCAGTCCTCTCTCtttgaaacactttttttgGCACACTTCCATCCACCAGCTCATCCACCGtctgcttcctccttttcccccagcCTCGTGGAcgtcaccctgtccccagctccgagctgggatCCGCATTTCCGTGACCACAGCGGACTTCCCGCTGACTGAACTTTTCCTTGAGGTGTCTGTGAGTGAGAAACCCCTGGCCTTGACCTCCTGCAGCcgttctccagcagctcaggccGGCTGGGAAGGGGTGTGCGAGAGGCACAAAGGAACACACCATGCAGCGGGGCCAATGAGCGCCGGGGCACGTCACAGCCGCCTCCGAGCTCCTTAATCACCTCGCCCTGGGTCAGGGGTAACTCTCAGTCActcctgcctgccaggagctgtggtCAGCCCcggctggggctcagctgcccGATGCTGGGGGGGAATTGGTCCATCTGACGCTCATATGCCACGGCCAGCGTGACGCTGTCTGTTCTCTCCTGGTGGTTTCATTCAGCCTTTGGCTCCGTCTCTCCCTCGGCTCTGCGTATGGGAGGGCAGATAAGcggcagcaggaggggctggagctgctcggCGCTTTCCTCCCCCCTCCTTCCCCGGCGGGGGTGACGTGGGTGTGGAAAAATGTGCAtgtgctgtgtcctgtgcaGCCTCTGTCGCTGCTCTCCATCCATGGAGTTTCTGTTTCTcgctctccctgctccctccctggctcTCTCTTTAAGCTTTGCGTCCTGTACGTCAGCCCAGACGGAAAGATCTCGCTGTACCCTGGCAGGGAAGGGCCAGCTCAGGCCATGAGTGGCTCTGTCCCATGTCCAGTTCTGCTGGACTCGCTCCAGGACCTCACAGCCTCTCTCCTGGGGTTTGTGGAGCTCAGGGTGCTCACAAATCCCCCAGCAAAATCCGTCTTGGGAACAGATGTGGGTCTAACCCCAGCACCTGGCTcacttccctccttccttctcccctcctcccccgaGTGATGGGGGCCCTGGGTGGctgtggtgtccctggggtgctgcagcagggcagagctgtgtcctggctgtcctgcagcaggacagggcttcTGAGACCCACGGGATGAAGAGGGCAGATGCCCTTGCTGGCAGATCCTGCAGGAATTGCTGCCAAGGCCCAGCAGTTGAGCAGTCCCCTCTGATCCTCTGTTGTGTTTTGCATCccttgtccctgctcctgcagctctggaaggctgggcagaggtggaggaaggagccagcctgctgctggtttgctccactgctgccagcagagcagggctgaccCCAGGACCAGGGCTTGGGGGGCCTTGGCAGCAAAGCCAAGCTGGTGAGAGGTTTttggctgctggggagcagggctgagctgcctggctgttccccagctgctccccagcccttgccaggagcaggggggTGATTACATCCTGCtgaacacagcagtgctgcctggggGAGAGGTCGGGTCTGGGGGTGGAAGCCCAAAGCAGGAGCAGATCAATCACTTCTGTAGAAGGAGACACCTCTGTTAGTGCAAGGAAAGCTCTTCCCTGGAACTCTGAGTCAGCTCTTCTGACTGagacctgagctgctgcctccaggctgGTTTGGatcagccctggggcagctcaggAGCCCCCAGATCAGCTGCCTGAGCCCCACGGGATGTGTGcaagcagggagagctgggctgctcaCGCTGACACTTTGTTCTCTCCAAGGATCATGTTCTCCACCCCTTTTGCCATCATCTCCTACTTCCTCATCTGGTTTGTGCCAGACATCTCCACAGGACAAGTGATGTGGTACCTTGTCTTCTACTGTGCCTTCCAGACCCTCGTGACGGTGAGTCAGGCTCTGCTCACACCTGGCAAGGAGGCTGCCAACCCCTGCCAATCCCTGAGCTGCACAGAGGGGCAGAAAccaccctgccccagggccctTCTCGGGCTGTGACATCCTCCCTGAGCCAATTCTCCTTGTGCCATTCCAGTGCTTCCACGTGCCTTACTCAGCACTCACCATGTTcatcagcagggagcagagcgaGCGGGACTCGGCCACGGCCTACCGTGAGAGctcctcctccccttttcctccccttttcctccccttttcctccccttttcctccccttttcctccccttttcctccccttttcctccccttttcctccccttttcctccccttttcctccccttttcctccccttttcctccccttttcctccccttttcctccccttttcctccccttttcctccccttttcctccccttttcctccccgGGATTTGGAGCTCGTTTCTCCCCTTGAAGGGCAGTGAATCCCAGCTGGGGatgctctgctgtgggcaggggctgtgctcagtgctggcctctccctgcaggaatgaccgtggaggtgctgggcaccgtgctgggcactgccatcCAGGGCCAGATCGTTGGCAAAGTGGACACTCCCTGCGTGGGGAGCCCCTTCTTCTTCGGCTTGACCAACTCCTCGGTGGCCATGGAGGAGCTGAACATGACCCACGACACCGGGTCCCTCACAGACACTGTGAGCTGGGGGTCCCCTGATGTGTGCTCCCTTGGGGCAGGGCCGagccccttccccttccccctggctgcaggggctgagccccttcccctttccctggctgcaggggctgagccccttccccttcccctggctgcagggctgagcccctgtccgtggctgagccccttccccctggctgcagggctgagccccttccccttccccctggctgcagggctgagccccttccccctGGCCAagccccttccccttccccttgctgcagggctgagccccttcccctccccctggctgcagggctgagcccctgtCCCTGGCCGAGCCCCTGCCCTGACTGCTGCTCCCTCTCTTGCACAGAGAAATGCCTACATGATCGCTGCCGGGGTCATCGGGGGGCTCTACGTCCTCTGTGCCCTCATCCTGGTGCTGGGCgtgagggagaggagaggtgaggctgggcaggggctgcagtgctcaggatttgtggaaatgctgctgttccttcctctgcaggagcctggctgagctTTTGGCCCCTCCTTGGTGGCTCTCCCCgaggagaggagctgagctctgggtctggggaggtgctgcaggaggccAGAGCACCTCTGGGGTCTGTTAGATAACCTTTATCTCGCCCATTTTTGGCTGGCCAAGGTTGCCAGTGCCAACCAGGGCATCCCAGGGGGATGTGGCATCCAaacctctctccttccctctccctggggGAATCAGCTGCTCCGTGGGGCTGAGGCACCCCCGGgtgaggcaggggctgggatgctgtgggTGGGCAGGGGTTGTGGAgggtgctgagcagcaggatggggcaCTCAGGGGGGCTGTTCTGGGGGGCTCTAACGCTGGGCTGATCTCTGCTCCCCAGAGTCCTGCGAGCTGCAGTCGGACGAGCCTGTCTCCTTCTTCCAGGGGCTGAAGCTGGTGATGAACCACGGGCCCTACATCAAGCTCATCGCCGGCTTCCTCTTCACCTCGCTGGCCTTCATGGtgagctgggagggctggggacagggagcagcactgggggtggctgtggggacaaTCCCAGGGCCTGGGAGCAGGTGGTGGgtgagccagagctgccctgggcagggggaggaggatgTGACCTCGTGCTCTTTGTCAATGGCTGCTTTCTTctcctgtctgtgctgggggtgcGGCTGTGTGGGGACAGACGTGTCCCCCTGGGGTGGCTGGGTGTCCCCCTGGGGTGGCTGGGTGTCCCCCCTGACCCCTGTCTGTGTTAGGAGTGTGACTGTGTGAGGACAGACGTGTCCCCCCGGGGTGGCTGAGTGTCCCCCCTGACCCCTGTCTGCACTGGGAGTGGCTGGATGTCCCCCTGGGGTGGCTGGGTGTCCCCCTTGACCCCTGTCTGTGTTAGGAGTGTGACTGTGTGAGGACAGACGTGTCCCCCCGGGGTGGCTGAGTGTCCCCCCTGACCCCTGTCTGTGTTAGGAGTGTGACTGTGTGAGGACAGACGTGTCCCCCCAGGGTGCTGGGTGTCCCCCCTGACCCCTGCCTGCACTGGGGGTGTGACTGTCCTGTCTGTGAGGACAGACGTGTCCCCCCTGACCCCTGCCTGCctttcccacagctgctggagggaaaCTTTGCCCTCTTCTGCACCTACACCCTGGGCTTCCGCAATGAGTTCCAGAACATTCTCCTGGCCATCATGGTGGGTACggccctgtcctgcagcccatggtgggGGGGTCCAGTGGGTGCTCCCTGGGGGCTGGCATGGGctgaggggagggacagggacacggggacagtgACCAGAGGTCCCCTGGGACAAGGGGAGGGAGAAGAAGCTGCCAAGTGTCCTGTGAGGGCTGGGTGGGCTGGCAGGAACAGGGGGACCTTTGTTCCTGTGTGAACAAGGCCATGGATGGGGGACACCAGGAGCCTTGGGGACCTTTTGTCCATATCCTGCCACTTGtgtccctcccctgcccgcTCTGAGCAAAGGATCTCAGTGTTTGCTGCCAGGAACacggagcagagcagctccctgagagCTCTTTGcagctttcctccttcctggaAGCTTTTCCCAGCCTGTTCTCAGCGGGGTGGAGAGCCCCAAGGTGCCGTGGTGCCCACAGAGCCTGGCTCCTGGGCAGGTGACAAGATCAGGTCCCCTCTCAGCCCCGAGGACTGAGTCAGATCCTCTCCCTGTCGGGGCAGGTGtggtgccagggctctgctctgggggaggaCCCGGCCCCACACGCCACGTGTGGctttgtgccagccccagcagcgtGTGGCAATCCCAGGTGCTGGAATTGGGATGGGAGGAGGccgtgccaggagctgggaagggcctTCCCAGCAGGCAAGAGCCACCAGCACGACCCTTTGTTCCCACAGCTCTCGGCCACCTTGACCATTCCCTTCTGGCAGTGGTTCCTGACCCGTTTTGGGAAGAAGAGAGCTGTCTACGTGGGCATCTCTGTGAGTGTCCCTCAGCGTGGGGGACATGGTCTTTAGCATGTGGGGATGGTCTTTAGCACGGGGGGTGAGCAGAGTTCCCCCTGCTGCTCATGCCAGTTTGGGGCCTGTCCTCCTGTGGCAGTGTTGTGAGCGTCCCCGGGACAAGGTGACAGATGACAATTGACTTCAAGTTTTCAGGAGGCTGATATATGATATTTTATATGATATTTTATATGATATTTTATATGATATTTTATATGATATTTTATATGATATTTTATATGATATTTTATATGATATTTTATATGATATTTTATTATGATATTTTATTATGATATTTTATTATGATATTTTATTATGATATTTTATTATGATATTTTATTATGATATTTTATTATGATATTTTATTATGATATTTTATTATGATATTGTTATGATATTGTTATGATATTGTTATGATATTATTATGATTTTTATATGATTTTTATATGATTTTAATATGATTTTATATGATTTTTTAATATGATAGatttttatatgattttttATTATGATagattttttatattattttatgtacTAAAACTATACAAAAGAAagaggagacatcagaaggctagacaagacaagaatgataataaaaacccATGACAGACTCAGAGTccgacacagctggctgtgat is part of the Haemorhous mexicanus isolate bHaeMex1 chromosome 27, bHaeMex1.pri, whole genome shotgun sequence genome and encodes:
- the MFSD2A gene encoding sodium-dependent lysophosphatidylcholine symporter 1 isoform X2, whose product is MAGGGGAERPGAGGLLPPALRQHRRRESRERLSVCSKLCYAVGGAPYQITGCALGFFLQIYLLDVAQVDAFYASIILFVGRVWDAITDPMVGFFISKTSWTRFGRLMPWIMFSTPFAIISYFLIWFVPDISTGQVMWYLVFYCAFQTLVTCFHVPYSALTMFISREQSERDSATAYRMTVEVLGTVLGTAIQGQIVGKVDTPCVGSPFFFGLTNSSVAMEELNMTHDTGSLTDTRNAYMIAAGVIGGLYVLCALILVLGVRERRESCELQSDEPVSFFQGLKLVMNHGPYIKLIAGFLFTSLAFMLLEGNFALFCTYTLGFRNEFQNILLAIMLSATLTIPFWQWFLTRFGKKRAVYVGISSAIPFLIAVVVLDSNLFVTYVVAVAAGISVAAAFLLPWSMLPDVIDDFKLQHPSSRGHEAIFFSFYVFFTKFTAGVSLGISTLSLDFAGYQTRGCSQPGQVNLTLKMLVSAVPVGLILLSLLLFKLYPIDEEKRSKNKKALQDLREESNSSSESDNTELASIV
- the MFSD2A gene encoding sodium-dependent lysophosphatidylcholine symporter 1 isoform X1, coding for MAGGGGAERPGAGGLLPPALRQHRRRESRERLSVCSKLCYAVGGAPYQITGCALGFFLQIYLLDVAQVDAFYASIILFVGRVWDAITDPMVGFFISKTSWTRFGRLMPWIMFSTPFAIISYFLIWFVPDISTGQVMWYLVFYCAFQTLVTCFHVPYSALTMFISREQSERDSATAYRMTVEVLGTVLGTAIQGQIVGKVDTPCVGSPFFFGLTNSSVAMEELNMTHDTGSLTDTRNAYMIAAGVIGGLYVLCALILVLGVRERRESCELQSDEPVSFFQGLKLVMNHGPYIKLIAGFLFTSLAFMLLEGNFALFCTYTLGFRNEFQNILLAIMLSATLTIPFWQWFLTRFGKKRAVYVGISSAIPFLIAVVVLDSNLFVTYVVAVAAGISVAAAFLLPWSMLPDVIDDFKLQHPSSRGHEAIFFSFYVFFTKFTAGVSLGISTLSLDFAGYQTRGCSQPGQVNLTLKMLVSAVPVGLILLSLLLFKLYPIDEEKRSKNKKALQDLRRASGSKHSPWGEESNSSSESDNTELASIV
- the MFSD2A gene encoding sodium-dependent lysophosphatidylcholine symporter 1 isoform X3, translating into MFSTPFAIISYFLIWFVPDISTGQVMWYLVFYCAFQTLVTCFHVPYSALTMFISREQSERDSATAYRMTVEVLGTVLGTAIQGQIVGKVDTPCVGSPFFFGLTNSSVAMEELNMTHDTGSLTDTRNAYMIAAGVIGGLYVLCALILVLGVRERRESCELQSDEPVSFFQGLKLVMNHGPYIKLIAGFLFTSLAFMLLEGNFALFCTYTLGFRNEFQNILLAIMLSATLTIPFWQWFLTRFGKKRAVYVGISSAIPFLIAVVVLDSNLFVTYVVAVAAGISVAAAFLLPWSMLPDVIDDFKLQHPSSRGHEAIFFSFYVFFTKFTAGVSLGISTLSLDFAGYQTRGCSQPGQVNLTLKMLVSAVPVGLILLSLLLFKLYPIDEEKRSKNKKALQDLRRASGSKHSPWGEESNSSSESDNTELASIV